Proteins from one Alysiella filiformis genomic window:
- a CDS encoding 16S rRNA (uracil(1498)-N(3))-methyltransferase — protein sequence MPRFYVSQDLSPQQTFRLPENVVRHIQVLRLRVGENIVLFNGNGNAYIAHLQELGKREATCQIIDVAEQSAESPLHIQLVQAISSGERMDFTLQKSVELGVSRIQPIVSERCVVKLSGERADKRVQRWQEIVIAACEQCGRNRIPEVLPIVSLKDYLQQKETHLHILMSLRHAKSLRDIDPVPQNISLLIGPEGGWTATEEQWAFDSGCQAITLGKRVLRTETASLAAIAAMQTLWGDFV from the coding sequence ATGCCCCGATTTTATGTTTCCCAAGATTTATCGCCCCAACAAACATTCAGGCTGCCTGAAAACGTGGTGCGCCACATACAGGTTTTGCGTTTGCGCGTGGGCGAAAACATCGTTTTGTTCAACGGCAACGGCAACGCCTACATCGCCCATTTACAGGAATTGGGCAAACGCGAAGCCACATGTCAAATCATTGATGTGGCAGAACAATCTGCCGAAAGTCCACTCCATATTCAGTTGGTGCAAGCCATTTCAAGCGGCGAACGCATGGATTTTACCCTACAAAAAAGCGTGGAATTGGGCGTGAGCCGCATTCAGCCCATTGTCAGCGAACGCTGCGTGGTCAAACTATCTGGCGAACGCGCCGACAAGCGTGTGCAACGCTGGCAAGAAATCGTGATTGCCGCTTGTGAACAATGTGGGCGAAATCGCATTCCCGAAGTCTTACCCATTGTTTCTTTAAAAGATTATTTGCAGCAAAAAGAAACGCATTTGCACATTTTGATGAGTTTACGCCACGCCAAAAGTCTGCGCGACATCGACCCTGTGCCACAAAACATCAGCTTACTCATCGGACCCGAAGGCGGCTGGACGGCAACAGAAGAACAATGGGCATTTGATTCAGGCTGCCAAGCCATCACGCTGGGCAAGCGCGTGTTGCGTACCGAAACCGCATCGTTGGCAGCCATTGCCGCCATGCAAACTTTGTGGGGCGATTTTGTGTGA
- a CDS encoding GNAT family N-acetyltransferase has translation MNFIPQDLILKHNHVRLEPLTLAHETGLHQAVCDGELWRLPYTTAPAPHEVADYIQEAINTRYPFAVIDESNEKVVGTSSFYEINPQVPRVEIGYTWYAQSAQRTHINTTCKFLLMNYAFETLACHVIGWRTDIINTRSQAAIERLGAKKDGILRGFQLRKDGTIRDTVMYSLLASEWLESKSHLLKKLQK, from the coding sequence ATGAATTTCATTCCCCAAGATTTGATTTTAAAACACAATCATGTCCGCCTGGAACCACTCACATTGGCACATGAAACGGGTTTGCACCAAGCCGTTTGCGATGGCGAATTGTGGCGTTTGCCCTATACAACCGCCCCTGCACCGCATGAAGTGGCAGACTACATTCAAGAAGCCATCAACACACGCTATCCCTTTGCCGTGATTGACGAAAGCAATGAAAAAGTGGTCGGCACAAGCAGTTTTTACGAAATCAACCCACAAGTGCCGCGCGTGGAAATCGGCTACACTTGGTACGCCCAAAGCGCACAACGCACCCACATCAACACAACGTGCAAATTTTTGTTGATGAATTATGCTTTTGAAACATTGGCTTGCCACGTTATTGGCTGGCGCACCGACATCATCAACACACGCTCGCAAGCCGCGATTGAACGCTTGGGCGCAAAAAAAGACGGCATATTGCGCGGTTTCCAACTTCGCAAAGACGGCACAATCCGCGATACCGTGATGTACAGTCTATTGGCAAGCGAATGGCTGGAAAGTAAATCCCATTTATTGAAAAAATTGCAAAAATAA
- a CDS encoding lysozyme inhibitor LprI family protein: protein MNAHKSFEQSQKLWLQFIEKDCEFENTPSAMAQGAGSGLGLLACKHERYAARLKQMQNIVRELRELK from the coding sequence ATGAACGCGCACAAAAGTTTTGAACAATCACAAAAATTGTGGTTGCAATTCATTGAAAAAGATTGTGAATTTGAAAATACGCCCAGCGCAATGGCACAAGGTGCAGGCTCTGGATTGGGTTTGTTGGCGTGCAAACATGAACGTTACGCGGCACGATTGAAACAAATGCAAAATATTGTGCGTGAATTGCGTGAATTAAAATAA
- the mraY gene encoding phospho-N-acetylmuramoyl-pentapeptide-transferase has translation MLIYLAEYLQQYVTIFNVFQYTTFRTVMAALTALGFSLLFGPWTIRKLTLLKVGQAVRTDGPQTHLVKNGTPTMGGSLILTAITIATLLWAKWDNPYVWVLLLVLLFTGALGFYDDWRKVVYKDPNGVSAKFKMVWQSAVALAAGLALFYLAQNNANNILIVPFFKQVALPLGVVGFMVLSYLTIVGTSNAVNLTDGLDGLASFPVVLVAGGLAIFAYATGHAQFADYLQLPYVAGANEVVIFCAAICGACLGFLWFNAYPAQVFMGDVGALALGAALGTVAVIIRQEFVLVIMGGLFVVEALSVMLQVSWYKRTKKRIFLMAPIHHHYEQKGWKETQVVVRFWIITIILVLIGLSTLKIR, from the coding sequence ATGTTGATTTACCTAGCAGAATATTTGCAACAATACGTTACGATATTCAATGTTTTCCAATACACCACTTTTCGTACCGTTATGGCAGCTTTAACGGCGTTGGGGTTCAGCCTGCTTTTTGGTCCTTGGACAATCCGTAAATTGACTTTGCTGAAAGTGGGTCAAGCCGTACGCACCGATGGGCCTCAAACCCATTTGGTTAAAAACGGCACCCCCACCATGGGCGGTTCGCTGATTTTAACCGCCATTACCATTGCCACTTTGCTGTGGGCAAAATGGGACAATCCCTATGTGTGGGTGTTGTTGCTGGTGTTGCTGTTTACAGGCGCATTGGGTTTTTACGATGATTGGCGTAAAGTGGTTTACAAAGACCCCAATGGCGTATCGGCAAAATTCAAAATGGTGTGGCAAAGTGCGGTGGCTTTGGCGGCAGGTTTGGCGTTGTTTTATTTGGCGCAAAACAATGCCAATAATATTTTGATTGTGCCATTTTTCAAGCAAGTGGCATTGCCTTTGGGCGTGGTGGGCTTTATGGTTTTGTCGTATTTAACCATTGTTGGCACGTCCAATGCCGTGAATTTGACCGATGGTTTAGATGGCTTGGCATCGTTTCCTGTGGTGTTGGTGGCAGGCGGTTTGGCGATTTTTGCTTATGCAACGGGACACGCGCAATTTGCCGACTACCTGCAATTACCCTATGTGGCTGGCGCGAATGAAGTTGTGATTTTTTGTGCGGCAATTTGTGGCGCGTGTTTGGGCTTTTTGTGGTTCAATGCTTATCCTGCACAAGTGTTTATGGGCGATGTGGGCGCGTTGGCATTGGGTGCGGCTTTGGGTACGGTTGCCGTGATTATTCGTCAAGAATTTGTGTTGGTGATTATGGGCGGCTTGTTTGTGGTGGAGGCGTTGAGCGTGATGTTGCAAGTGAGCTGGTACAAACGCACCAAAAAACGCATTTTCCTGATGGCACCCATTCATCATCATTATGAACAAAAGGGCTGGAAAGAAACCCAAGTGGTTGTTCGCTTTTGGATTATCACGATTATTTTGGTGTTGATTGGTTTGAGTACGCTGAAAATTCGTTGA
- a CDS encoding aspartate/glutamate racemase family protein, with amino-acid sequence MKTIGIIGGMSPESTAIYYTQINRLVNARLGGNHSAKIILQSLEFEEIVQKQKSGDWQGAGAILAQSAKNLQNAGADAIVLATNTMHKVADLIEQNIDVPFLHILDAVAENIQQNQMHTVGLLGTRFTMQDDFYRGGLAVRGIQALVPNDETQAEIHRIIFEELCVGKIHASSKQFYLNTMADLAKQGAQGVILGCTEIGLLVNQEDMDLTLFDTTDIHIQKAVEFAFQAA; translated from the coding sequence ATGAAAACAATCGGCATTATCGGTGGCATGTCGCCCGAAAGCACCGCGATTTATTACACGCAAATCAACCGTTTGGTCAATGCGCGTTTGGGCGGCAACCACAGCGCGAAAATCATCTTACAAAGCCTTGAATTTGAAGAAATTGTCCAAAAGCAAAAATCGGGCGATTGGCAAGGCGCAGGCGCAATTTTGGCGCAATCGGCAAAAAATCTGCAAAACGCAGGGGCAGACGCGATTGTGTTGGCAACCAATACCATGCACAAAGTGGCTGATTTAATTGAACAAAATATTGATGTACCCTTTTTGCACATTTTGGACGCGGTCGCGGAAAACATTCAACAAAATCAAATGCACACCGTGGGTTTGCTCGGCACGCGCTTTACCATGCAAGATGATTTTTACCGTGGCGGATTGGCAGTGCGTGGCATACAAGCCCTTGTTCCCAATGATGAAACGCAAGCGGAAATCCACCGCATTATTTTTGAAGAATTGTGTGTGGGCAAAATCCACGCATCCAGCAAACAATTTTATCTGAACACGATGGCGGATTTGGCAAAACAAGGCGCACAGGGCGTGATTTTGGGTTGTACCGAAATCGGTTTGCTGGTTAATCAAGAAGATATGGATTTGACCTTGTTTGACACCACCGACATTCACATTCAAAAAGCGGTGGAATTTGCGTTTCAGGCTGCCTGA
- the glnA gene encoding type I glutamate--ammonia ligase yields the protein MSIKKVIQMIEDNDVRFVDLRFTDTKGKQHHFTIPARVVLDDPEEWFENGQAFDGSSIGGWKGIQASDMQMRPDPDTAYIDPFYDDATLVMTCDVIDPAEGKGYDRDPRSIAKRAEAYLKSSGIGDTAFFGPEPEFFVFDGIEFETHMHKARFEITSESAAWSSGKHYDGQNTGHRSVVKGGYAPVAPIDQGQDLRSAMVRILEEIGVPVEVHHQEVGTGSQMEIGTKFSTLVKRADWTQDQKYVIWNVAHNFGKTATFMPKPLMGDNGSGMHVHQSIWKDGKNLFAGDGYAGLSETALYYIGGIIKHAKALNAITNPATNSYKRLVPHFEAPVKLAYSAKNRSASIRIPSVSSPKAVRIEARFPDPAANPYLCFAALLMAGLDGIQNKIHPGDPATKNLYDLPPEEDAQVPTVCASLEEALQALREDHEFLTRGGVFSKDWIDSYIAFKEEDVRRMQMAPHPLEFEMYYSL from the coding sequence ATGTCCATCAAAAAAGTCATTCAAATGATTGAAGACAACGATGTGCGTTTTGTGGATTTGCGTTTTACCGACACAAAAGGCAAACAACATCACTTTACCATTCCAGCGCGTGTTGTGCTGGACGACCCCGAAGAATGGTTTGAAAACGGTCAAGCCTTTGACGGTTCGTCTATTGGCGGTTGGAAAGGCATTCAAGCATCGGATATGCAAATGCGCCCCGACCCCGACACCGCCTACATTGACCCATTTTACGATGACGCAACTTTGGTCATGACCTGCGATGTGATTGACCCTGCCGAAGGCAAAGGCTACGACCGCGACCCACGTTCCATCGCCAAACGTGCCGAAGCGTATTTGAAATCGTCTGGCATTGGCGACACGGCATTTTTTGGTCCTGAACCCGAGTTTTTCGTGTTTGATGGCATTGAATTTGAAACGCACATGCACAAAGCGCGTTTTGAAATCACTTCCGAATCAGCAGCTTGGTCTAGCGGCAAACATTATGATGGGCAAAATACGGGTCATCGTTCGGTGGTCAAAGGTGGCTACGCGCCTGTTGCGCCGATTGACCAAGGGCAGGATTTGCGCTCGGCTATGGTTCGCATTTTGGAAGAAATTGGCGTGCCTGTGGAAGTGCATCATCAGGAAGTGGGTACAGGCAGCCAAATGGAAATTGGCACCAAATTCAGCACTTTGGTTAAACGCGCCGACTGGACGCAAGACCAAAAATATGTGATTTGGAATGTGGCACACAATTTCGGCAAAACCGCCACCTTTATGCCCAAACCGCTTATGGGCGACAACGGTAGTGGTATGCACGTTCATCAATCCATTTGGAAAGACGGCAAAAACCTGTTTGCTGGCGATGGCTATGCGGGGCTGTCTGAAACGGCATTGTATTACATTGGCGGCATCATCAAACACGCCAAAGCCTTGAACGCGATTACCAACCCTGCCACCAATTCCTACAAACGCCTTGTGCCGCATTTTGAAGCCCCTGTGAAATTGGCGTATTCGGCAAAAAACCGTTCCGCGTCCATTCGCATTCCGTCTGTAAGCAGCCCCAAGGCGGTACGCATTGAAGCGCGTTTCCCCGACCCAGCCGCCAATCCGTATTTGTGCTTTGCGGCATTGCTGATGGCTGGCTTGGACGGCATTCAAAACAAAATCCACCCTGGCGACCCTGCCACCAAAAATTTGTACGATTTGCCACCCGAAGAAGATGCCCAAGTGCCAACCGTGTGCGCGTCTTTGGAAGAAGCCTTGCAAGCCTTGCGCGAAGACCACGAATTTTTGACGCGCGGTGGCGTGTTCAGCAAAGATTGGATTGACAGCTACATCGCATTCAAAGAAGAAGACGTGCGCCGCATGCAAATGGCACCGCATCCTTTGGAATTTGAAATGTACTATTCTTTGTAA
- a CDS encoding type II toxin-antitoxin system RelB/DinJ family antitoxin: MSYSHIHFLADENIKKQAFDVIKSHGLTPAKMFNLLLAEIARTRVLPVNVNPHSYATTQNTLAEKLACDDGLDIEFERIDLGLREVAIKTSY; this comes from the coding sequence ATGAGTTACAGCCATATTCATTTCCTTGCTGATGAAAACATTAAAAAACAAGCCTTTGACGTCATCAAAAGTCATGGCTTAACGCCTGCCAAAATGTTCAATTTGCTGTTGGCAGAAATTGCGCGAACGCGGGTTTTACCTGTGAATGTGAATCCACACAGTTATGCCACAACACAAAATACTTTGGCGGAAAAATTGGCTTGTGATGATGGTTTGGATATTGAATTTGAACGCATAGATTTGGGTTTGCGTGAAGTAGCAATAAAAACAAGCTATTAA
- a CDS encoding inositol monophosphatase family protein — MINHEKILQLNEIIATVAQAEIVPRFLNAKSQIKSDGSLLSEADLAMQAQLAFRLPEIINAPVLGEEMSPEQQKHLWQHNQSGLWIIDPIDGTTNFLNGLPHFAVSVAFVQQGVPQLGVIHNPISQETFYASQGGGAFLNGQKLPLRQSSPRLQDAVAGVEVKRLRSGNLSTRIHTLSPIRSIRSLGSSTLDWCYLAAGRYDVYVHGGQNLWDYAAGALIFTEAGGKLATLEGDDFWSGKHVFKRSAIAAIQPDLFEKWVKWIRENQ, encoded by the coding sequence ATGATAAATCATGAAAAAATACTTCAATTAAATGAAATAATTGCAACAGTTGCCCAAGCCGAAATCGTACCACGCTTTTTGAATGCCAAAAGCCAAATCAAATCAGACGGCAGTTTGCTTTCCGAAGCCGACCTTGCCATGCAAGCGCAGCTGGCGTTCAGGCTGCCTGAAATCATCAATGCCCCCGTTTTGGGCGAGGAAATGTCGCCCGAACAGCAAAAGCATTTGTGGCAACACAATCAAAGCGGCTTGTGGATTATTGACCCCATAGACGGCACCACCAATTTTTTGAATGGTTTGCCGCATTTTGCGGTGTCGGTGGCGTTTGTGCAGCAGGGCGTGCCGCAACTGGGTGTGATACACAATCCCATTTCCCAAGAAACGTTTTACGCCAGTCAAGGTGGTGGCGCGTTTTTGAATGGGCAAAAATTGCCTTTGCGCCAATCATCACCGCGTTTGCAAGACGCGGTGGCGGGGGTGGAAGTGAAACGTTTGCGTTCGGGCAATTTGTCCACGCGCATACACACGCTATCGCCCATACGCAGCATACGCAGTTTGGGAAGCAGCACTTTGGATTGGTGTTATTTGGCGGCAGGGCGTTATGATGTGTATGTGCATGGCGGGCAGAATTTGTGGGATTATGCCGCAGGCGCGTTGATTTTTACCGAAGCTGGCGGCAAACTCGCCACTTTGGAAGGCGATGATTTTTGGAGTGGCAAACACGTTTTCAAGCGTTCTGCCATTGCCGCGATTCAGCCCGATTTGTTTGAAAAATGGGTAAAGTGGATACGCGAAAATCAGTAA
- a CDS encoding META domain-containing protein: protein MMKPILSAMALAAVAACTAPNPAATTTSHTSTPPTHLQQQWKLIQFQTFQPKELTQSILDLRQLPRAYATVGCNGMNFQAATNAPNLWQVQGVAMTRMHCPDVAKLEMAFAKQIQAATHYRLENNRLILQDDKGSTMVFEATN from the coding sequence ATGATGAAACCCATTTTATCTGCAATGGCTTTGGCGGCTGTGGCTGCCTGCACCGCCCCCAATCCAGCCGCCACCACAACAAGCCACACCAGCACTCCACCAACCCATTTACAACAACAATGGAAATTGATTCAATTTCAAACCTTTCAACCCAAAGAATTGACACAAAGCATTTTGGATTTGCGCCAATTACCACGCGCTTATGCCACGGTGGGTTGCAATGGCATGAATTTTCAGGCAGCCACCAACGCCCCCAATCTTTGGCAAGTGCAAGGCGTGGCAATGACGCGCATGCACTGCCCCGATGTGGCAAAATTGGAAATGGCGTTTGCCAAGCAGATTCAGGCAGCCACACATTATCGTTTGGAAAACAATCGCTTGATTTTGCAAGATGACAAAGGCAGCACCATGGTTTTTGAAGCCACAAACTGA
- a CDS encoding MetQ/NlpA family ABC transporter substrate-binding protein — protein MNQAFQLSLAGVIALALSACGGQQQNPTPPANAASGAAAPVVAKAEIRFGTTPGDFGDMVKEQIQPMLEKKGYKVTLTEFPDYVTPNKALAENNIDINIFQHKPYLDGFKTEHKLDLVEVFQVPTAPLGLYAGKLAKLEDVKEGSSVSIPNDPSNLARALVMLDELGWIKLKDGIDPLKAAVSDIGDNIKKIKLVEMEAANLPRSRQDVDFAIVNGNYAMSSGMKLTETLFQEPSFAYVNWSAVRTADKDSAWVKDITDAYNSDEFKSYAKAKFAGYKFPAAWGENAASGAKAEASAVAASSASAAQ, from the coding sequence ATGAATCAAGCATTTCAATTATCATTGGCGGGCGTGATTGCCTTGGCATTGTCGGCTTGCGGTGGACAGCAGCAAAATCCAACCCCACCAGCCAATGCCGCATCTGGCGCGGCAGCACCTGTGGTGGCAAAAGCCGAAATCCGTTTTGGCACCACCCCTGGTGATTTTGGCGACATGGTTAAAGAACAAATTCAACCCATGTTGGAGAAAAAAGGCTACAAAGTCACGCTGACCGAATTCCCCGACTACGTTACCCCCAACAAGGCTTTGGCAGAAAACAACATTGACATCAACATCTTCCAACACAAACCTTATTTAGACGGCTTTAAAACCGAACACAAATTGGATTTGGTGGAAGTGTTCCAAGTGCCAACCGCGCCTTTGGGCTTGTACGCTGGCAAATTGGCAAAATTGGAAGACGTGAAAGAAGGCAGCAGCGTATCCATTCCCAACGACCCATCTAATTTGGCGCGCGCCTTGGTGATGTTGGACGAATTGGGCTGGATTAAACTGAAAGACGGCATTGACCCACTCAAAGCCGCCGTGAGCGACATTGGCGACAACATCAAAAAAATCAAATTAGTGGAAATGGAAGCGGCAAACTTGCCCCGTTCACGCCAAGACGTTGATTTTGCGATTGTCAATGGCAACTACGCCATGTCTTCTGGCATGAAATTGACCGAAACCCTGTTTCAAGAACCCAGCTTTGCCTATGTGAACTGGTCTGCCGTGCGCACCGCCGACAAAGACAGCGCGTGGGTCAAAGACATTACCGATGCCTACAATTCCGATGAATTTAAATCGTATGCCAAAGCCAAATTTGCGGGCTACAAATTCCCTGCCGCTTGGGGCGAAAATGCCGCCAGTGGCGCAAAAGCGGAAGCCTCTGCTGTGGCAGCGTCATCGGCATCGGCAGCGCAATAA
- a CDS encoding methionine ABC transporter permease, which produces MNLENIIKLLPEFQKALLETLLMVGVSASVSVVLGGLLGVWLFTTGRGQIFENTKLNGVLSWLVSFMRAFPFVILMIVLMPLTRLIVGTSFGWGAACVSLSVAASFYFARLVEQNLNEVPKGVIEAAQAMGASRKTIIFKVLLSEARSGLVLSVTILMIAILGESAAAGLIGGGGIGDLGIRYGHQRYMPDVMAAVVAILTVLVVAMQTLGNVLSKKLNKR; this is translated from the coding sequence ATGAATTTAGAAAACATCATCAAATTACTCCCCGAATTTCAAAAAGCCCTGTTGGAAACCTTGTTAATGGTGGGCGTGTCCGCCAGCGTGAGCGTGGTTTTGGGCGGACTGCTGGGCGTGTGGCTGTTCACGACTGGGCGCGGACAAATCTTTGAAAACACAAAATTAAATGGCGTGTTAAGCTGGCTGGTCAGTTTTATGCGCGCGTTTCCGTTTGTGATTTTGATGATAGTGCTGATGCCGCTCACACGCCTGATAGTCGGCACATCATTTGGTTGGGGCGCGGCTTGCGTGTCGTTGAGCGTGGCGGCAAGTTTTTATTTTGCGCGTTTGGTGGAACAAAATCTCAACGAAGTCCCCAAAGGCGTGATTGAGGCGGCGCAAGCCATGGGTGCATCACGCAAAACCATTATTTTCAAAGTGTTATTGAGCGAGGCACGTTCGGGCTTGGTGTTGAGCGTTACCATTTTGATGATTGCGATTTTGGGCGAAAGCGCGGCGGCTGGCTTGATTGGCGGCGGCGGCATTGGCGATTTGGGGATACGTTACGGACACCAGCGTTATATGCCCGATGTGATGGCGGCGGTGGTGGCGATTTTGACGGTATTGGTGGTTGCCATGCAAACTTTGGGTAATGTGTTGTCCAAAAAATTGAATAAGCGTTGA